DNA sequence from the Lonchura striata isolate bLonStr1 chromosome 7, bLonStr1.mat, whole genome shotgun sequence genome:
CACAGTGTTTGGCATTTTAAATGATGAAGCTTTATTTAGTTATTAGAAGGACACTCTGCAAAACATAGCACACAACCTTAGCAAGCCTAGCCCAGCCAGTaaacagaaatagaagaaaatgaCGGATTTTAATTGTTTCCTCAGCTACATTAATGCCTTTGACAGTCCTGAAAAGAGAATTCCAAATGAGAGCTGAAACAAATGTGTGCAGGAAGTGGTCTTGCTTTTGCTGCTGCACATTTGAGTTCCTCTAATTGCACCAATAAGGAATTTCTGCTTCTCATCTAATGAATGCCTTTTGACTATTTTCTGAAAGGCAACTGGATGTAGGGATAAACACTGGCACCTTTTGTATGAAATCACATAAGCAGGTTTCAATTGCTAGCTATTGGCCCTAGAAACATGGTGGTATAATGCAGTACAGTAAATACCACtgtacctttttatttttaatttttttattaagcCCAGGTTTCCCTCTGTTTTGCCTCTGGTGGGACACTTAAGAGTGCTTTTTAGTCTCTCTTGTGTTGGGCAGCAATCAGGAATTTTTTCAGAGCTATTCCTGCACCATCTCTATCTTCAGGCAACTCAGAATTCATATGATACTACAGTACCTGGATCTTTGCTTCTTTCTGGGCTCAAAAAGTGAGTTTTAGAGTAAGGACTGGAAttggggaggcagagggggacACCctgagtttgatttttttatcattGTTGTAATTTTTCTCCCTAAACAGAGGCACAGTTGGTGCAGGTGCAGTGGATTACTTATAAAAGAagttttctatttaaaaacaagAGAGACTTTAATGAGATCAGTAGAGAGTTTGTACAATAGGTATTGTATTAAACCAGAGCTCAGGCTTCACATTGATTGCGGTATTTAAATTTCAATGAGTTGATTATGTATGAGAGTAAAATGACCAGTATTATGAATGTACAAAAAAGGGACATGGAAGAGCTGTGccagaaaagtgagaaaaacgTTCCCTTTATAGTCCCTAGAGTTCAATAAAGCACCACTATTTCCCAGCTTTTAAAAGCTCTTTTATCACAATGGTTCATACCTCGCATTCCCTGGAGCCTGATTTGTTATACGTGCAGGGTCCTGTTCCATTCAGCAGCATCTCAGTGGTTTCAGTGTTGGTAGGTTTGTAATCTACATAAAATTCCTGTGTGCTTGGAGTCATTTGCTTCAGCGactgtcttttctttttcctgtgccTTCGCATGAGAGagcgctgctgcagctgcttcatGCTGGCAGGGTAACGCTTCCATGACACATAGATCACCAGCAGGATCACCAGCACCGACAGGAAGAGAGCCACGCTGCCTGCTATGATTTTATGGAAGGAGATGTGTTCTGTGTCGTGCTCGGGCTCAGAGCTGGCTTCGGTGGCTCCCATAGTTGGGGGCAGAGGGGGCTTGCTGTCGTGTTTAGGCCTGGTGAGTTTTGGTTTAAACGTTGGCTTTGGGAGAGCTCGTGCTAGTTCAAACCTTTCCGTGGTACTCTTGCCACAGATGCTGTAGTTTTTCACCGCATCAATAACATTCACCCCTTGCAGCTCTTTGGGGCTGGCacaaataattgtattttcccTCAGCCCTTTAAAACTCTTTAGCCAGTTTACCAGAGAGCAAATGTTTCTGCTGCATTCCCATATATTCCCGGCAAGGCTGATGTCATTGAGAGATATCCAAGAATCCAAAATTTCTTGACCAATAAATGTGAGCTTGTTTGAATCCAGGTTGAGGCGCTGTAAATTGGGCACACACTGAAAAACACTAGGTCCACTGAAAGCTTCTATTTCATTGCCAGATAAATCAAGTCTTTGTAATGAGCTCCAGGTCCAGGACATAGTTTGTCCTATCACACTGATTTTATTCCACTGTAAATAAAGGTTTTGAAGGCTGACTAGCCTTGGAAAAAGTGCCAGGTTGAGCTTAGAAAATTGATTGTGCTCCAGATGAAGCTCTTTCAGTCTGATCATACCTGCAAAGACATTCCTTGCTAAACTCCGGATGCGATTATAACCCAGGTCCAACAGTTCAAGGTTCCTACAATCTTGAAATATTCGAACAGGGATGGTTCTTAGGGAATTGGACCGCAAATGTAAACTCAGCAGCTTCCTTAAGCCCCTGAACTGTTCAGATCCCAGAGACTGCAGCTGATTGTATGACAGATCCAAATTCCGGAGATTTGTCACAGGTCTGAAGGTATTATTAAGAAAATAGGAGATTCTGTTGGAACTCAAGATCAACTCTTTTAGTCTGCGTATTCCACTGAAAGCATTTTCGTCAATATTGCTGATGTGGTTATGGTCTAAATAGAGCCAGGTGAGTTGATTAAGACCTTTAAATTGATTGTATTTTAGTTTTTGGAGGCTGTTATATCGAAGGGACAAACCTAAACAACCAGCAGATATACTTGAGGGAATCTCCTGCAATTTCTGAGATTCACAATATACCATTTTGCCTTCACACCTACAGCCCTTAGGGCATCCTCGTTCAGCAGAAGAAAGCATTGTCAGTAATACAGTAGGGGCTATTACCAGAGCTACAGCTGATCCGCTCAGTAGCCTAATTACATTGAAACctggaaataaaaacaacttAGAAAAGTTATCCCCCCACACATCAGTCATTTTTTTCAATCATGCTAAAATCTCTTACTTCAGCAATAATTTACAAAGCCCTAGCTTGACTCGACTACTTTTcacattgggtttttttttaaactcatctatttttttttttgttgttgttgttttaagaATACCTCGATATAAGTACTGAAAAACAGTTGGGTAAAAGGTGTAATCCCTAAGCCATTTAAGTCTAATAACAAATCACATCAAGGTAAGTTTATGGAGTAATTAAAGCACAGGCTATGCAGTAACTATGAGCTATAAATTAAAAAGGTAACATGAAAAACATACCCATCCTTTGTGTTGTTCAAAGGTCGTCCTTAggtcttttgttttttgcttaGTGTGCCACAAGCATGGCAGCCCCTGTCAGCTGCACTGTAGTGAGTCAGGGCTCGCTGACACCCAGGAAGAAAAACTGGACCCCTTGGGAGATGGACCGATTTTGGAACATTATTCTTTGCCAGCCGCGCAGAACACTCCAAGAATTAATCAATCCCAACACAGCATCCGCAGAAAAATGTCAAATTCTTCCTAGGTAATAGGATCTTCACGGATATTACGGTCTTGCATCTTTCTAGTTAGGAGCTGTCTTTTAGAAGGTGGCTGTGGAGGAGAGCATGTTggccggcgctgcccgcggcgcTCAGCTccgggcgcggccgccgccctCCATGGGCCCGCGGCTCGCTGCCGGCCGGGCGCGCCGGCTGCGGGGAGCCGGGCCCGGGACGCGGCTCCGGCCCGGGACGCGGCTCCGGCGCGGCCGCGCTCGCATGCCGACAGCTCCGGCCGGCTGTGGCGGGCtggcgccgggcgctgccttaTGTAAAGCTGCCCCCAGCGGCAGCAGCACCGCGGGCATGTGCAGTGCTTGCCTTCCCTTGCAAATGAGCGCGCTCTCTCGGGGGAGCGGGCGCCGCTCGCCGCGCGGTGGGCAGCTCCGTGCGCGCTGCCGAGAGGTGCCGGACTGCCCGGCCCGCTCTGCGTGCTCGTCAGAGCTGCCCTGCATCCCTGAGCTTCAGAGctcagcggcagctgccgagacTTTCGTCTTAGGGGCTGACGTGATGTTTGGAGGACATACAAATTTCTGGtcggaaagatttttttttttcttactgcatTAGACGTAACCTTTTTGCAGCCACTCACTATTTTCCAGTGAAGTATCAGACTCCTCAGTATGTCTCTTACCAAGTGCTTTAGAATGTACTCTATTTTTTTCAGCGTGTAAAATGTTTTTGGGGttgacattttccatttttgctttcttcttctctgtTAAAAGGCTCAGTGCCAGGAGGTTAGAAGGGAGTACTGTGCTCATTTATTTCCCAACTCGCTGTCACTTTGTTCCACAACACTAACACTTCAACCACTGGCTTCCAGAACCTTTACAACATAGCGACTAAGCAGCTTGGTGTAGTACCGTAATGAGGTGAATTGTTTTTATTGTCGTTCAGCTCATGGACAGGATTTTACGTGAAGGTACAATAATGCTGAGCTTTTTATATGTGTGATGCTCTACAGTTGTCAGATACTACCAAGAGAGCCACCTTGTCTctcctttattttcccttcttctctgCATGCTGTGGGGAAAGAACACATCCTCTCATCTGGGCAGAGCAAGGGTAAGATGGTGTTGCAGCAAATCCACCATGGCAGCCTCCCTTCACTGAGAAATATGTGATCACAGATGATGGTGGGCAAGTGGAAAATCCTGGCTCTTTTTTGTGTAAGGatgggcagggagctggaaagAATTGTACTGCTCCTTAAAAGAGGAGTGCAGAGTGCAGTCCTCAAAGGCAGCCAGACAGTGCTGAGAACTGCCTTGCCTTTCTAGGGGTGAATCCTGACCCTTGGAATAATGTGCTCTGGCTTTTCCCTAATTAGTCACTGCTGTGAGAATAGGATAACTTAAACTGAGGTGAAACCTAAAATTTTCCAGGCATTAAAATGCCACCTTTGCTAGTACTTAGGCTGTGAATGACCTCAGTAATCCTCCCACAAGTATTAATGCACCAAACCAGAGTTCCCAAATGAGGAATGTAGTCATTCCTGGCTAACAGCTACTAACATCTTTCTTGTCAGAATTATATTCCTGCATTGTGGCACATTCTGTGAGAATTCTTTTTGGGGCAGACTAGTGGAGAGGGAAGGGGTTAATTGCTCCATTAATCTTTGTCAGTGTCACCATCTCCCATGCTCTGCTACAGCTTGTTTGGGGCTCTGCAGTCTGGTCTGTAGGGTCGAGGAGCAGTGACAAACTGCAGAGTGCAGTGGGAACTGAGCTCTTCTGCTGACAGCAGTGTCATGTGCCAGTCTGGTGTCCTGGTACAGGCTTTCCATCACTGCCTTGGGGTGTCTCTGTTCTTGATGGAGCAGGAAGAAGACAGTTCAGACCTTTGGTAAGTCAATTTGTTGTTCAGAACTGCTGCTCTTCCTCTGTTGACAGTAGATGTCTGTGAGAGGTAAACTGTTTATTGAAATGACTCTTTTAGGTTCCTAAACTTAAATGGCCTGAAACTAGGTCTGACTCTTCACCTGGTTCAAACACAGCATGCAAAATTTCTAATAACATCCAGATCCTTTCTCCTGAATATTTGGTGCAACTTAGTGTACAATCGGCACTCAGCCTTCTTCTCAAGCTTAGCCTGTtctgtggcttttcctttttgttactCTCTCTCCTCCACCTTGGTTAAGGAATTAACAAGTAAGTTCTTGGCCACCATGAATCAGCAGACCTTCAGCAGCTTTCCTAGGATTTTAATAATTGCCAATATACTGGACTAATAAGAGGGAACAGCCACTCCTTACCAagagttattttcatttttctggaaGGGGTGAGACATCAAGATACGAACAGAGAGAGCCTCAAATCTATGTTAATGGATTGCCAAATTGAATTTTCTTTACTGAGATCCTTTTTGAATTACACAAGCAGGAAAAATGccagggttttttaaaattacatttctgtaTACAGCAGAATAAGTTCTTTTCCAGTTGTGAAAATAAAGCTCCCAGTATCAAACAGATGCCAGTATGAAACATTTCTTATAAAATTTCAGGTCAATCTGGCCATATAGACGATGACAGATAGAGAATGAAGTTAAAGCTGTGTTTTACATAAGAAGATACCTTTGCCTTGTGTCAGCTACACCTTGTCTATCAGTGCACCCCTATGGGGTAACCATTCAACTCAGGGAACTGGGAAACGAGGCCTCGAGGCCCACGTGCTTGGCTTCTCTTTTGGGTGAGCTGTGGATAGCTTCCCTTAGAACTAATCCCTTAACTCCCAAGTGCCCAAAACCCAGGAGTCTGCTGATGCCTTGGTGTGAATTTAGCCTGTGCTCTGTGTCAGTTCTCTATCCATTCTGCAGGACAGCTGCTGTAGGCTCCCCTCTGTATcactgccaggcagccctgcctCCTGTCCAGTCCTGGAGCAGCAGTTCCCAGGTGGGAGCAGGAGCCAGAAGGTGCAAGTGACCGAAGTCCTGGTGACTACATGCTGGCTGAACTTCCTGTTGTGCTCAGGAACGTTATTCCATCTGCCTGACAGAGAAGTATTTTAGCCTGTTCTGCAAAGAAACCTCTTCAgagaagtattttatttatttgtgtagTCTTGAACACAAAGTTCAAGtctgtgttttggggtttcagccctaaaaataaactgaaatacCATAGAACCTGAGATGCTTTGAGTTTTATGTCTCCACGACctctctaatttttttcctgagctttTTCTGAGGAGAAAATGGCATAGATCAGGAAATACACTGGCAAATGTGTTACTAGATATGTCTTAACATCCATCCAGTTGAAAAGAGATGTgttgggcacagcctgtgataAACACATAATTTTCTTTGTCTACACAACAGAGAAGTTCAAAGTTG
Encoded proteins:
- the LRRTM3 gene encoding leucine-rich repeat transmembrane neuronal protein 3 isoform X5 encodes the protein MGFNVIRLLSGSAVALVIAPTVLLTMLSSAERGCPKGCRCEGKMVYCESQKLQEIPSSISAGCLGLSLRYNSLQKLKYNQFKGLNQLTWLYLDHNHISNIDENAFSGIRRLKELILSSNRISYFLNNTFRPVTNLRNLDLSYNQLQSLGSEQFRGLRKLLSLHLRSNSLRTIPVRIFQDCRNLELLDLGYNRIRSLARNVFAGMIRLKELHLEHNQFSKLNLALFPRLVSLQNLYLQWNKISVIGQTMSWTWSSLQRLDLSGNEIEAFSGPSVFQCVPNLQRLNLDSNKLTFIGQEILDSWISLNDISLAGNIWECSRNICSLVNWLKSFKGLRENTIICASPKELQGVNVIDAVKNYSICGKSTTERFELARALPKPTFKPKLTRPKHDSKPPLPPTMGATEASSEPEHDTEHISFHKIIAGSVALFLSVLVILLVIYVSWKRYPASMKQLQQRSLMRRHRKKKRQSLKQMTPSTQEFYVDYKPTNTETTEMLLNGTGPCTYNKSGSRECEV
- the LRRTM3 gene encoding leucine-rich repeat transmembrane neuronal protein 3 isoform X4, giving the protein MGFNVIRLLSGSAVALVIAPTVLLTMLSSAERGCPKGCRCEGKMVYCESQKLQEIPSSISAGCLGLSLRYNSLQKLKYNQFKGLNQLTWLYLDHNHISNIDENAFSGIRRLKELILSSNRISYFLNNTFRPVTNLRNLDLSYNQLQSLGSEQFRGLRKLLSLHLRSNSLRTIPVRIFQDCRNLELLDLGYNRIRSLARNVFAGMIRLKELHLEHNQFSKLNLALFPRLVSLQNLYLQWNKISVIGQTMSWTWSSLQRLDLSGNEIEAFSGPSVFQCVPNLQRLNLDSNKLTFIGQEILDSWISLNDISLAGNIWECSRNICSLVNWLKSFKGLRENTIICASPKELQGVNVIDAVKNYSICGKSTTERFELARALPKPTFKPKLTRPKHDSKPPLPPTMGATEASSEPEHDTEHISFHKIIAGSVALFLSVLVILLVIYVSWKRYPASMKQLQQRSLMRRHRKKKRQSLKQMTPSTQEFYVDYKPTNTETTEMLLNGTGPCTYNKSGSRECENSGSIPIFQTRPAGSTASSTPILCVPQSPVGSC
- the LRRTM3 gene encoding leucine-rich repeat transmembrane neuronal protein 3 isoform X2; this encodes MGFNVIRLLSGSAVALVIAPTVLLTMLSSAERGCPKGCRCEGKMVYCESQKLQEIPSSISAGCLGLSLRYNSLQKLKYNQFKGLNQLTWLYLDHNHISNIDENAFSGIRRLKELILSSNRISYFLNNTFRPVTNLRNLDLSYNQLQSLGSEQFRGLRKLLSLHLRSNSLRTIPVRIFQDCRNLELLDLGYNRIRSLARNVFAGMIRLKELHLEHNQFSKLNLALFPRLVSLQNLYLQWNKISVIGQTMSWTWSSLQRLDLSGNEIEAFSGPSVFQCVPNLQRLNLDSNKLTFIGQEILDSWISLNDISLAGNIWECSRNICSLVNWLKSFKGLRENTIICASPKELQGVNVIDAVKNYSICGKSTTERFELARALPKPTFKPKLTRPKHDSKPPLPPTMGATEASSEPEHDTEHISFHKIIAGSVALFLSVLVILLVIYVSWKRYPASMKQLQQRSLMRRHRKKKRQSLKQMTPSTQEFYVDYKPTNTETTEMLLNGTGPCTYNKSGSRECEIPLSMNVSTFLAYEQPTLSYCGVHHELLAHKPYEAGGQEEAAGAGLEAELDLSTITTAARIQEHGQQLP
- the LRRTM3 gene encoding leucine-rich repeat transmembrane neuronal protein 3 isoform X1; amino-acid sequence: MTDVWGDNFSKLFLFPGFNVIRLLSGSAVALVIAPTVLLTMLSSAERGCPKGCRCEGKMVYCESQKLQEIPSSISAGCLGLSLRYNSLQKLKYNQFKGLNQLTWLYLDHNHISNIDENAFSGIRRLKELILSSNRISYFLNNTFRPVTNLRNLDLSYNQLQSLGSEQFRGLRKLLSLHLRSNSLRTIPVRIFQDCRNLELLDLGYNRIRSLARNVFAGMIRLKELHLEHNQFSKLNLALFPRLVSLQNLYLQWNKISVIGQTMSWTWSSLQRLDLSGNEIEAFSGPSVFQCVPNLQRLNLDSNKLTFIGQEILDSWISLNDISLAGNIWECSRNICSLVNWLKSFKGLRENTIICASPKELQGVNVIDAVKNYSICGKSTTERFELARALPKPTFKPKLTRPKHDSKPPLPPTMGATEASSEPEHDTEHISFHKIIAGSVALFLSVLVILLVIYVSWKRYPASMKQLQQRSLMRRHRKKKRQSLKQMTPSTQEFYVDYKPTNTETTEMLLNGTGPCTYNKSGSRECEIPLSMNVSTFLAYEQPTLSYCGVHHELLAHKPYEAGGQEEAAGAGLEAELDLSTITTAARIQEHGQQLP
- the LRRTM3 gene encoding leucine-rich repeat transmembrane neuronal protein 3 isoform X3 produces the protein MGFNVIRLLSGSAVALVIAPTVLLTMLSSAERGCPKGCRCEGKMVYCESQKLQEIPSSISAGCLGLSLRYNSLQKLKYNQFKGLNQLTWLYLDHNHISNIDENAFSGIRRLKELILSSNRISYFLNNTFRPVTNLRNLDLSYNQLQSLGSEQFRGLRKLLSLHLRSNSLRTIPVRIFQDCRNLELLDLGYNRIRSLARNVFAGMIRLKELHLEHNQFSKLNLALFPRLVSLQNLYLQWNKISVIGQTMSWTWSSLQRLDLSGNEIEAFSGPSVFQCVPNLQRLNLDSNKLTFIGQEILDSWISLNDISLAGNIWECSRNICSLVNWLKSFKGLRENTIICASPKELQGVNVIDAVKNYSICGKSTTERFELARALPKPTFKPKLTRPKHDSKPPLPPTMGATEASSEPEHDTEHISFHKIIAGSVALFLSVLVILLVIYVSWKRYPASMKQLQQRSLMRRHRKKKRQSLKQMTPSTQEFYVDYKPTNTETTEMLLNGTGPCTYNKSGSRECEKNSGSIPIFQTRPAGSTASSTPILCVPQSPVGSC